A part of Maniola jurtina chromosome 19, ilManJurt1.1, whole genome shotgun sequence genomic DNA contains:
- the LOC123874793 gene encoding uncharacterized protein LOC123874793, producing MGYSVQEKSVVDFCESKTESLSSWVRKVKCKSLNAKTKRKRDLRIIAILSNSLSRAESELLTKQRERARRWAQMQADLGLNNKEEEVAKQQRETIDNLWKNDLSGLDNFFKELDNVKPMLNQSICVNQVA from the coding sequence ATGGGCTACAGTGTGCAAGAAAAGTCAGTTGTCGACTTTTGTGAAAGCAAAACGGAATCGTTGTCCAGTTGGGTCCGCAAAGTAAAATGTAAGTCATTAAATGCTAAGACAAAGAGAAAGCGCGACCTGAGAATAATCGCCATATTGAGCAACTCCCTGTCCCGCGCGGAGAGCGAGCTCCTTACTAAACAAAGAGAACGCGCTAGAAGGTGGGCTCAGATGCAAGCCGATCTCGGATTAAATAACAAAGAAGAGGAGGTCGCCAAGCAGCAGCGCGAGACTATCGATAATCTATGGAAGAACGATCTCAGCGGCTTAGATAATTTTTTCAAAGAACTAGACAATGTCAAACCAATGCTAAATCAATCGATATGTGTTAATCAAGTAGCGTAA